One genomic region from Campylobacter sp. RM5004 encodes:
- a CDS encoding carbon starvation CstA family protein: protein MKKLLWVVIAILGAFCMGVIALNNGESINAAWIVIAAVCIYTIGYRFYALFVETKLCGVDASRITPAVALNDGKDYVPTNKYVLFGHHFAAIAGAGPLVGPILAAQMGYLPSVLWILIGGVLVGSVHDFVVLFVSSRRGGKSLGEMIKDEMGNFVGAISMLGIFLIMLIIIAILAMVVVKALAHSPWGTFTIASTIPIAIFMGIYMRFIRPGAVGEASIIGFVLLMLALYFGKVVANDPELARHFDFSVLELSFIMMGYGMIAAILPVWFLLAPRDYLSTFLKIGVIVIMAACVVLVLPEIKMAKVTKFVDGTGPVFAGGLFPFLFINIACGAISGFHALISSGTSPKMLENESQAKMVGYGSMLMESAVAIMALIAACILQPGVYFAINSAPAIIGTTLESAAATISAWGFSVTPADIANLANDIGEASVLSRTGGAPTFAIGLSLIIHELIGGKEMMAFWYHFAILFEALFILTAVDAGTRTCRFMVQDMLGNIYKPLANTSNLGANIFATIICVAGWGWFLYGGAIDPLGGIYSLWSLFGVSNQLLAVVAMFLCASVFIKMGKRKYILAIILPALFVISTTFTAGIAKIMPQSESKIANSISHVATAQINFAKADDLMAKINAGDTSEATAKELAKAKQIANSNVVNAILTIFFLLVTIIVGLKFVMILRESYTGRFSIPLKEVVYEKANS from the coding sequence ATGAAAAAGCTTTTATGGGTTGTAATTGCTATCCTTGGAGCGTTTTGTATGGGCGTTATTGCATTAAATAACGGCGAGAGCATAAATGCTGCTTGGATTGTTATAGCTGCTGTTTGTATTTATACAATCGGCTATAGATTTTATGCTTTGTTTGTTGAAACTAAGCTTTGCGGTGTTGATGCTAGTAGGATTACTCCTGCTGTTGCATTAAATGATGGAAAAGACTATGTTCCTACAAACAAATATGTATTATTCGGTCATCACTTTGCAGCAATTGCAGGAGCTGGACCACTTGTTGGACCAATCCTAGCAGCTCAAATGGGATACTTGCCTAGTGTTTTATGGATTTTAATAGGCGGTGTTTTAGTAGGTAGCGTGCATGATTTTGTGGTGCTTTTTGTATCTAGTAGAAGAGGCGGAAAGAGCCTTGGCGAAATGATAAAAGATGAAATGGGAAATTTTGTTGGCGCTATTTCTATGCTAGGAATTTTTTTGATTATGTTAATTATCATTGCAATTTTGGCAATGGTTGTTGTAAAAGCTTTAGCTCACTCTCCTTGGGGAACATTCACGATAGCTTCAACAATTCCTATTGCGATATTTATGGGAATTTATATGAGATTTATTCGCCCAGGTGCTGTTGGAGAAGCTAGTATAATAGGCTTTGTTTTACTTATGCTTGCACTTTATTTTGGTAAAGTTGTAGCAAATGACCCAGAATTAGCAAGACATTTTGATTTTAGTGTTCTTGAACTTAGCTTTATAATGATGGGTTATGGAATGATTGCTGCGATTTTGCCTGTTTGGTTTTTGCTTGCACCTAGAGATTATCTATCAACTTTCTTAAAAATTGGTGTTATTGTGATAATGGCTGCTTGCGTTGTTTTAGTTTTACCTGAGATTAAAATGGCTAAGGTTACAAAATTCGTTGATGGCACAGGTCCGGTTTTTGCTGGCGGATTATTTCCATTTTTATTCATAAATATTGCTTGCGGGGCGATTTCAGGCTTTCACGCATTAATTTCTAGTGGAACAAGTCCAAAAATGCTAGAAAATGAATCTCAAGCAAAAATGGTAGGCTATGGTTCAATGTTAATGGAAAGTGCTGTTGCTATAATGGCTCTTATTGCTGCTTGTATCTTGCAACCTGGAGTATATTTTGCAATAAACTCAGCACCTGCAATTATAGGCACTACGCTTGAAAGTGCAGCTGCAACCATTAGTGCTTGGGGCTTTAGCGTAACACCTGCTGATATAGCTAATCTTGCAAATGATATAGGAGAAGCTAGTGTTTTAAGTAGAACGGGTGGAGCACCTACATTTGCAATAGGCTTATCATTAATCATTCACGAATTAATCGGTGGAAAAGAAATGATGGCGTTTTGGTATCACTTCGCGATTTTATTTGAAGCTTTATTTATCTTAACAGCAGTTGATGCAGGAACTAGAACTTGTAGATTTATGGTTCAAGATATGTTAGGAAATATTTATAAGCCACTTGCAAATACAAGCAATTTAGGAGCAAATATATTTGCAACTATTATTTGCGTTGCTGGTTGGGGTTGGTTCTTATATGGTGGAGCGATTGACCCACTTGGTGGGATTTACTCACTTTGGTCGCTATTTGGTGTATCAAATCAGCTTTTAGCAGTGGTTGCTATGTTTTTATGTGCTTCAGTGTTTATTAAAATGGGAAAAAGAAAGTATATTTTAGCAATAATCTTGCCTGCACTTTTTGTAATCTCTACAACATTTACAGCAGGAATTGCAAAAATTATGCCACAAAGTGAAAGCAAAATCGCTAACTCAATTTCTCACGTTGCAACAGCTCAAATAAATTTTGCTAAAGCAGATGATTTAATGGCAAAAATTAATGCAGGAGATACAAGCGAAGCAACAGCAAAAGAATTAGCAAAAGCTAAGCAAATTGCAAATTCAAACGTTGTAAATGCAATTTTAACTATATTTTTCTTGCTAGTTACAATTATCGTTGGGCTTAAGTTTGTAATGATTTTAAGAGAAAGCTATACAGGTAGATTTTCTATACCATTAAAAGAAGTGGTATATGAAAAAGCAAATTCGTGA